CCTCCTGGTGTTATAATCTATGCATCCATGTTAGAACGACAAGGGACCCGAGAGATGGAATTATTGTGGCTGGCTCGCAGCTCCGTTTCCCTCTGCTTAGCCTCGGAGAGCTGAAATCCAACCACATCTGACCTAGTTACACTGCTCTTTTATGCACGTACCTCTTTTATGCCTGTCACACAGCACTGCACGGGAGGATTTTAATAGCTTCGCTGAGGCTGTTCTTTCTGCTCAACTCCCATCCCTTCTAACACCTCTCTCTCAACCAGGGACAGCTGGCCAAACTTTGAGCACAAGGCACTTTTGAACACCTTAGAAGCGACTTTTCAGGaacctaagtctcactgaaagtcagtgaaaCGTAGGCTCAAATCTTTAAAGTGATTTAAGCTCCTAACTCATCAGTGGAAGTTAGAACAccgaatcttgatttaaaaaatggtcagtgaGAGAATCCACCACGGCCCCTGGTAAGTTGCTCCTATGGTTAACTGCTCTGTTAAAAtgttatgccttatttccactctgaatttgtctagcttcaatttccagccatagGAACATGTTGTTcaacctttctctactagattgaagaacccattattaaatattgtttcCCCGACTGAcactgagtcagcagtgtgcccttgttgccaagaaggccaatggcattttgggatgtataagtaggggcatagcgagcagatcgagggacgtgatcgtccccctctattcgacattggtgaggcctcatctggagtactgtgtccagttttgggccccacacttcaagaaggatgtggataaattggagagagtccagtgaagggcaacaaaaatgattaggggactggaacacatgagttatgaggagaggctgagggagctgggattgtttagcctgcagaagagaagaatgaggggggatttgatagctgctttcaactacctgaaagggggttccaaagaggatggctctagactgttctcaatggtagcagatgacagaacgaggagtaatggtctcaagttgcagtgggggaggtttagattggatattaggaaaaactttttcactaggagggtggtgaaacactggaatgcgttacctagggaggtggtagaatctccttccttagaggtttttaaggtcaggcttgacaaagccctggctgggatgatttaactgggaattggtcctgcttcgagcagggggttggactagatgaccttctggggtcccttccaaccctgatattctatgattctatgattctatgatcaagtcacccctagTCCTTCTCTTTCTTAAATTACCtcgattgagctccttgaatctctcactctaaggcaggtttttgaatcctgtaatcattctcatgggtcttctctgaaccttctccagtttatcaacatcccttcctgaattgtggacaccagacctGGACTcagcattccagcagcagtcacacccatgccaaatgcagaggtaaaatcatctctctgctcctactcatgctgctcctgtttatgcatccaagcaCTGCATTAGCCCTTCTGGTCACAGAGTTCATTGGGAGCTCATGGTTCACCTGATTATATACCACAGGccccatatatatattttttttctcctcagtcATTGCTTTCCAGAATAGTCCCCCCCTCATGTAAATAAATAGCCTATACTTTGTTCAGAAAACAGCCTCCTCTGTTAGGAACGTGGGTGAAATGCAGCCAACCGGCCTGAGGCCATTCTGTAGGAGACGTCACCTTACGAAGCAAGCTGGTCCAGGCATGAAAAATCTCCAAGAGAAGCTAGAGAAGCAGTGGTTTCTTCCCTTGAGCTGGGAGGCAAAGGCCAGAGAAGGTGACATTTCAAGGGACTCTCCCTTGTTTGGAGCCTTTATGACAAGATAGCTTTGTGAAAGATGTGTTTTAATCCAGCTTCTGTGTGCTGTTTGTATGGTTTTTGTGGTCCCagctggccttggagtctatgaatctaacctcatgcttcagggcttcagcctgtCACCTGCAAGGGCCAAGAAGGGACTTTTTCCCCCACCCAATGTGTGTTTCCAATCTCCCCTGCCCACCAAGTAGTGTTATTGTGCATTTGATCGCTGCAGTGACAGTAGTCAGGTGCTTGGGAATCCCCGTCACGTCTGGCCATGGAAAGCAAGGAGTGACAGTGCGGGCCAAGGCCAAGTCTCACTCTTCTCGTGTCGGACTGCAGTTCCCAGTCGGGTGGGTGCACCGGCTGCTGCGCAAGGGGAACTATGAGGAGCGAGTGGGAGCTGAAGCCCCGGTGTACCTGGCCGCTGTGATGGAGTATCTGACCGCTGAGATCTTGCAGCTGGCTGGCAATGCTGCCTGGGATAACAAGAAAACCCGCATCATCCCTCAGCACTTGGCCGTGCAGAACGACAAGGAGCTGAACAAGTTGCTGAGGGGAGTCACCATTGCACAGGGTGAGGTCCTGCCCAACATccaggcagtgctgctgcccaAGAAAACCAAGAGCCACAAAGCAAAGGGCAAGTGAGAGTGGAtgccaaaccccccccccccaagaccaCCACCTTCCTCTGAAAGATCAACAATTGGCCACAGCAGGAGACGGGACAGTGCTCTGAGCTTGCCCATAGAATCCTCTCTCTGGATGCCTGGCTGCTATGTCTTGCTCACATGTGGGTCCGATTAATAAACAGatttggggatgggaaggaatttccttACAGATCAAATAGGCAGGGactttgtatgtgtgtggggcGGTTGAGGGGGGCACAGGGAATttatcttcctctgcagcatggggcatgcaTCACCTactcaattccctgccattgcaggggacCTAGGCGTGGCACCTGGctttctcctgttctctgccagtTTAGCATCCTGAGGGCGGATGTGCTTTGGTCTAACTGAAATCATCAGGCTCAACATAGCACTATCTGGGTGAAACTGAGTAGCCCGTGCTTCACAGAAGGTCAGACGGGATGATCTGACAGCCCCTTGTGGCCTTAAACCCACTTACACCTTCTTTGGAGAAGAGCACAGATGGAAAAAATCCACTTCACAAGCTCCCCAAACTGGGTCgttcttaaaaaaaggaaagtcCACCCACCTCTGTTTATTTTTACTCTAGATTTGTTTCCTTTCAGGCACAAAGCGCAAACAATCACAGTCAATTAAGAGCCACAGAGTCCCATTAGCCAGACA
The genomic region above belongs to Lepidochelys kempii isolate rLepKem1 chromosome 28, rLepKem1.hap2, whole genome shotgun sequence and contains:
- the LOC140904170 gene encoding histone H2A.J-like, with the translated sequence MNLTSCFRASACHLQGPRRDFFPHPMCVSNLPCPPSSVIVHLIAAVTVVRCLGIPVTSGHGKQGVTVRAKAKSHSSRVGLQFPVGWVHRLLRKGNYEERVGAEAPVYLAAVMEYLTAEILQLAGNAAWDNKKTRIIPQHLAVQNDKELNKLLRGVTIAQGEVLPNIQAVLLPKKTKSHKAKGK